One stretch of Numenius arquata chromosome 8, bNumArq3.hap1.1, whole genome shotgun sequence DNA includes these proteins:
- the RPE65 gene encoding retinoid isomerohydrolase: protein MYSQVEHPAGGYKKLFETVEELSSPVTAHVTGRIPTWLRGSLLRCGPGLFEVGTEPFYHLFDGQALLHKFDFKEGHVTYHRRFVRTDAYVRAMTEKRIVITEFGTYAYPDPCKNIFSRFFSYFKGVEVTDNALVNVYPVGEDYYACTETNFITKINPDTLETIKQVDLCKYVSVNGATAHPHVENDGTVYNIGNCFGKNFSLAYNIIRIPPLQADKEDPMNKSEVVVQFPCSDRFKPSYVHSFGLTSNYIVFVETPVKINLLKFLSSWSLWGANYMDCFESNETMGVWLHVAEKKKGRLLNIKYRTSAFNLFHHINTYEDNGFLIVDLCTWKGFEFVYNYLYLANLRANWDEVKRQAEKAPQPEARRYVLPLNIDKADTGKNLVTLPYTTATATLRSDETIWLEPEVIFSGPRHAFEFPQINYKKYGGKPYTYTYGLGLNHFVPDRLCKLNVKTKETWVWQEPDSYPSEPIFVSHPDALEEDDGVVLSIVISPGAGPKPAYLLILNAKDMSEVARAEVEVNIPVTFHGLFKRA from the exons GCAGGATTCCCACCTGGCTGCGAGGAAGCCTCCTGAGATGCGGTCCCGGCTTGTTCGAGGTGGGCACGGAGCCCTTCTACCACCTCTTTGATGGCCAGGCGCTCCTCCACAAGTTCGACTTCAAGGAGGGGCATGTCACCTATCACCgaag GTTTGTCAGGACGGACGCTTACGTGAGGGCGATGACGGAGAAAAGGATCGTGATAACGGAATTTGGCACCTATGCCTACCCAGACCCCTGCAAGAACATCTTTTCCAG GTTTTTCTCCTACTTCAAAGGTGTGGAGGTGACTGACAACGCCCTCGTGAACGTCTACCCCGTGGGCGAAGATTACTACGCTTGTACCGAGACCAACTTCATAACCAAAATCAACCCCGATACCTTAGAGACAATTAAGCAG GTGGATCTCTGCAAATACGTGTCCGTCAACGGGGCAACGGCTCATCCCCACGTTGAAAACGACGGGACGGTTTATAACATTGGcaactgctttggaaaaaattttTCCCTGGCCTATAACATCATCCGGATTCCTCCGCTTCAGGCAG ACAAGGAAGACCCGATGAACAAGTCGGAGGTGGTGGTGCAGTTCCCTTGCAGCGACAGGTTTAAGCCCTCTTACGTTCACAG CTTTGGGCTGACCTCGAACTACATAGTGTTTGTTGAAACGCCCGTGAAGATCAACCTCCTCAAGTTCCTCTCCTCCTGGAGCCTCTGGGGAGCCAACTACATGGACTGCTTTGAGTCCAACGAAACCATGGGG GTCTGGCTTCACGTGGCCGAGAAGAAGAAAGGCAGGCTCCTCAACATCAAATACCGCACCTCAGCCTTCAACCTTTTCCATCACATTAACACCTATGAAGATAATGGCTTTCTCATCGTTGACCTCTGCACCTGGAAGGG GTTCGAGTTTGTTTACAATTACCTCTACTTAGCCAACCTGCGAGCCAACTGGGATGAGGTGAAGCGTCAGGCAGAGAAAGCCCCGCAGCCCGAAGCCCGCAGATACGTCCTGCCCCTCAACATCGACAAG GCCGACACGGGCAAGAACCTGGTGACGCTGCCCTACACCACAGCCACGGCCACCCTGCGCAGCGACGAGACCATCTGGCTGGAGCCAGAAGTTATTTTCTCAGGGCCACGCCATG cCTTTGAATTTCCACAGATCAATTACAAGAAATACGGTGGGAAACCTTACACCTACACCTACGGGCTGGGGCTGAATCACTTTGTCCCAGACAGG CTTTGCAAGCTGAATGTTAAAACCAAGGAGACCTGGGTGTGGCAGGAGCCGGATTCATACCCATCGGAGCCGATCTTTGTTTCCCACCCGGATGCCCTGGAGGAAGATGATG gggTTGTGCTGAGCATCGTGATCAGCCCGGGCGCGGGGCCGAAGCCCGCCTACCTCCTCATCCTCAACGCCAAGGACATGAGCGAGGTGGCCAGGGCCGAAGTGGAGGTGAACATCCCCGTGACCTTCCACGGACTCTTCAAAAGAGCCTGA
- the LOC141467115 gene encoding methylcrotonoyl-CoA carboxylase beta chain, mitochondrial-like, protein MWNTVALCSLGRRPPRAASPLLPGLQTLNRVFERKYQDLCHGKEPAHSLQNQGLKRTRDMLPCRLVSNKAKCKRYAKTYPVLDGRILSVYRHVFEENLRNSEAVIKRYSELLETASKGGGENAILRHTQRNKKLFVRERLKLLLDDESFLELSPLAGLDLPYGDVPAAGCLTGIGKICGVWCVFMANDATVKGGTIYPIGVKKQLRAQEIALQNRLCSVYLVDSGGAFLPLQSELFPDKLHGGRVFYNEAIMSAMRIPQVAVVCGSCVAGGAYVPTMAEEAVIIDKIGTLFLAGPPLVKAATGEDVSPEDLGGAKLHSKVSGCSDHFASSEEEAYECIRNVISTLNYHPLLEEAVEHDSPLYSPDELLGLAPRDYRCTLPVKLILSRLMDGSRFQEFKANYGTTLVTGFGHVEGRLVGVVASNGELSHDAALKGSHFVQLCGQRGVPILFLQNTAPQAPQPASLSQAEAHSNRLKAQASMMAAVACAPVPKITIVIGGCYGIESYVMCGRSFSPNFLFLWPNARVALVDSRHFSTVPRTEDSDSAGDESELKQLKEKLEEESSAFYSSARLWDDGVILPQNTRKVIAQCLEITAQQKSQAVSPCPYPVIRM, encoded by the exons ATGTGGAACACTGTGGCGTTGTGCTCCCTTGGCAGGCGGCCCCCCAGGGCCGCGTCTCCACTGCTCCCAGGGTTACAAACCTTAAATCGCGTGTTCGAAAGAAAATATCAGGACTTGTGTCACGGTAAAGAGCCAGCACACTCGCTGCAGAATCAGGGGTTGAAACGGACACGCGACATGCTCCCCTGCCGTTTAGTAAGTAATAAAGCAAAATGTAAACGGTATGCAAAAACTTACCCTGTTTTAGATGGACGTATCCTGTCTGTGTATCGCCATGTGTTTGAAGAGAATTTAAGGAACAGTGAGGCTGTTATTAAAAG ATACTCAGAATTGCTAGAGACGGCCAgtaaaggagggggagaaaatgcCATCTTGCGCCATACTCAGAGAAACAAGAAGCTGTTTGTTCGTGAGCGCCTCAAGTTGCTGCTTGATGATGAGTCTTTTCTTGAGCTGTCTCCGCTGGCAGGCCTCGATCTGCCCTACGGTGACGTCCCTGCTGCCGGGTGCCTTACTG GAATCGGCAAAATCTGCGGGGTCTGGTGTGTCTTCATGGCAAACGATGCGACGGTGAAAGGAGGAACTATTTATCCCATCGGGGTGAAGAAACAATTAAGAGCTCAAGAAATAGCCCTGCAGAACAGGCTGTGTTCTGTGTACCTTGTCGACAGCGGGGGAGCTTTCCTACCACTGCAG TCGGAGCTGTTTCCCGACAAGCTGCACGGCGGCAGGGTTTTCTACAATGAAGCAATAATGTCTGCCATGAGGATCCCGCAG GTGGCGGTGGTGTGTGGCTCCTGCGTGGCCGGAGGCGCCTATGTGCCAACCATGGCCGAAGAAGCGGTGATCATAGATAAAATCGGTACCTTGTTCCTTGCTGGCCCACCCCTGGTCAAAGCTGCCACGGGAGAAGACGTCTCTCCTGAGGACCTAGGAGGAGCCAAACTTCACTCTAA AGTCAGTGGCTGTAGTGACCACTTTGCATCCTCGGAAGAGGAAGCCTACGAGTGCATTCGGAATGTCATCTCAACATTAAATTACCACCCActgctggaggaggctgtggAGCACGACAGCCCTCTCTACAGTCCCGATGAGCTCCTGGGACTGGCGCCGCGAGATTATAGGTGTACCCTCCCTGTGAAACTG ATTCTGAGCCGTCTGATGGATGGAAGCAGGTTCCAGGAATTCAAGGCTAATTATGGAACAACATTAGTGACAGGATTTGGCCATGTGGAAGG GCGCTTGGTGGGGGTCGTGGCCAGCAACGGGGAGCTGTCTCACGACGCCGCTCTCAAGGGCAGCCACTTCGTGCAGCTCTGCGGCCAGCGCGGCgtccccatcctcttcctccagAACACCGCTCCGCAGGCGCCACAGCCAGCCAGCCTCTCCCAG gcagAGGCTCACTCCAACAGATTAAAAGCCCAGGCCTCCATGATGGCTGCTGTGGCTTGTGCGCCTGTTCCCAAAATAACCATTGTCATCGGGGGCTGCTACGGGATCGAAAGTTATGTTATG tgtggGAGGTCCTTCAGTCCAAACTTTCTGTTCCTGTGGCCTAACGCCAGGGTTGCTCTTGTGGATTCAAGACATTTCTCCACAGTCCCACGAACCGAGGACAGTGACTCTGCAGGAGACGAGTCAGAGCtaaaacagctgaaagaaaa gctggaggaAGAAAGCAGCGCTTTTTactcctctgccaggctctgggatgATGGTGTGATTCTACCTCAAAATACTAGaaag GTGATTGCGCAGTGCTTGGAGATTACAGCCCAGCAGAAGTCCCAGGCTGTGTCTCCGTGTCCGTATCCCGTCATCAGAATGTGA